The Panicum hallii strain FIL2 chromosome 9, PHallii_v3.1, whole genome shotgun sequence genome has a window encoding:
- the LOC112878126 gene encoding organic cation/carnitine transporter 7-like yields METYTTDDALTAMGFGKFQALVLVYAGTGWLADSMELMLLSFVGPLVRQQWNVSAQHESLLSSAVFTGMLIGACSWGYISDKYGRRTALLFSIILTTGAGFLSALSPNYISLIVFRFLVGIGVGGTHVFSSWFLEFVPAKNRGTWMIVFSVFWTIGTILEASLAWVVLSRLSWRWLLAFTALPCFLLLLLFVIAPESPRYLCVQNRISDATLVLERMAKTNKVALPPGVLTYHKETQLVDHNPLTSQNGHLPVRDNDCAPDNAMSSKSGGIAALRKLFSRKLLRSTLLIWFVWFANSFAYYGLVLLSSQLSDANRRCTSGQKSEGQQKNANLYKDVFITSLAEFPGLVISAIIVDWFGRKATMWILLFGCCAFLGPLAVHQKESLTTALLFGARACGMGSSTVLCLYAPEVYPTSARSTGVGIATAIGKIGGIVCPIIAVGLLRSCHQMEAVVVFELVLGLAGVACILFPVETKGREMK; encoded by the exons ATGGAAACGTACACCACGGATGACGCGCTTACAGCCATGGGGTTTGGGAAGTTCCAGGCGCTTGTTCTTGTATACGCTGGCACGGGCTGGCTCGCGGACTCCATGGAGCTCATGTTGCTGTCCTTCGTTGGACCACTGGTTCGGCAGCAGTGGAATGTCTCGGCCCAGCACGAGAGCCTGCTCTCCAGTGCTGTCTTCACTGGCATGTTGATAGGAGCCTGTTCTTGGGGCTATATTTCCGACAAGTATGGAAGAAG GACAGCTTTATTGTTCTCAATTATTCTCACTACTGGGGCAGGGTTTCTAAGTGCTTTATCTCCTAACTATATATCCTTGATAGTTTTTCGGTTTCTGGTCGGTATAGGGGTTGGTGGCACGCATGTATTTTCATCTTGGTTTCTGGAATTTGTTCCTGCAAAAAACCGCGGCACCTGGATGATTGTTTTTTCTGTTTTCTGGACTATTGGAACAATCCTGGAAGCTTCACTTGCATGG GTCGTCTTGTCAAGATTGAGTTGGCGGTGGTTGCTGGCCTTCACTGCTCTTCCATGCTTCCTGCTGCTTCTCCTTTTTGTCATTGCACCCGAGTCACCACGCTATCTTTGCGTACAAAACAGAATATCTGATGCAACGCTTGTTCTAGAGAGAATGGCCAAGACAAACAAAGTAGCTCTTCCTCCTGGAGTTCTCACATACCATAAAGAGACACAATTAGTTGACCACAATCCTCTTACCTCTCAGAATGGGCATCTTCCAGTCAGAGATAATGACTGTGCACCTGACAATGCTATGAGCTCCAAATCTGGTGGTATTGCTGCATTGCGCAAACTATTTTCACGTAAATTGCTCAGATCAACTCTTCTTATCTGGTTTGTATGGTTCGCAAATTCCTTCGCGTATTATGGCCTAGTATTGCTGTCATCGCAGCTGAGTGATGCTAACAGAAGATGCACATCTGGCCAGAAATCTGAAGGGCAACAAAAAAATGCCAACCTTTACAAAGATGTCTTTATAACTAGTTTAGCAG AGTTTCCAGGCTTAGTGATTTCTGCCATTATTGTTGATTGGTTTGGCCGGAAAGCTACAATGTGGATCCTGTTGTTTGGATGCTGTGCTTTCCTTGGACCGCTCGCTGTTCATCAGAAAGAGTCATTGACAACCGCCCTTCTATTCGGTGCTCGCGCATGTGGCATGGGTAGCTCTACAGTTTTATGTTTATACGCACCAGAG gTGTACCCAACATCAGCACGCTCAACGGGTGTTGGAATTGCCACCGCCATCGGTAAAATTGGTGGCATTGTGTGCCCCATCATCGCTGTCGGCCTGCTGCGGAGTTGCCACCAAATGGAAGCCGTTGTGGTCTTTGAGCTGGTGCTAGGTCTCGCTGGAGTTGCCTGCATCCTCTTCCCTGTGGAGACCAAGGGCCGTGAGATGAAATGA
- the LOC112877053 gene encoding alanine aminotransferase 2 has product MAATVAVENLNPKVLKCEYAVRGEIVIHAQHLQQQLQTQPGSLPFDEILYCNIGNPQSLGQQPVTFFREVLALCDHPCLLEKEETKSLFSADAISRAKQILSTIPGRATGAYSHSQGIKGLRDAIAAGIASRDGFPANADDIFVTDGASPGVHMMMQLLIRNEKDGILCPIPQYPLYSASIALHGGTLVPYYLDEKTGWGLEISDLKKQLEDARSKGIDVRALVVINPGNPTGQVLAEDNQCDIVRFCKNEGLVLLADEVYQENIYVDDKKFNSFKKIARSVGYGEDDLPLVSFQSVSKGYYGECGKRGGYMEITGFSAPVREQIYKIASVNLCSNITGQILASLVMNPPKVGDESYAAYKAEKDGILQSLARRAKALEDAFNNLEGISCNKAEGAMYLFPQIHLPKKAIEAAKAANKAPDAFYALRLLESTGIVVVPGSGFGQVPGTWHIRCTILPQEDKIPAVITRFKAFHEAFMAEYRD; this is encoded by the exons ATGGCCGCCACCGTCGCCGTGGAGAACCTCAACCCCAAG GTCTTAAAATGTGAATATGCAGTACGTGGGGAGATTGTCATTCATGCTCAG CACTTGCAGCAACAGCTACAAACTCAACCAGGGTCTCTTCCTTTTGATGAG ATCCTCTACTGCAACATTGGGAATCCTCAATCTCTTGGTCAGCAACCAGTGACATTCTTCAGGGAG GTTCTTGCTCTTTGTGATCATCCATGCTTGTTGGAAAAAGAGGAAACTAAATCATTGTTCAG TGCTGATGCTATTTCTCGAGCAAAGCAGATTCTTTCTACTATTCCAGGAAGAGCAACCGGTGCATACAGTCACAGCCAG GGTATCAAAGGACTCCGTGATGCAATTGCTGCTGGGATTGCGTCACGTGATGGATTCCCTGCAAATGCAGATGACATTTTTGTAACTGACGGCGCAAGTCCTGGG GTGCACATGATGATGCAATTACTGATAAGGAATGAGAAAGATGGCATTCTGTGCCCAATTCCTCAGTACCCTTTGTACTCAGCCTCCATAGCTCTTCATGGTGGAACTCTT GTTCCCTATTACCTTGATGAAAAAACCGGGTGGGGTTTGGAGATCTCTGATCTTAAGAAGCAACTTGAAGATGCTCGGTCTAAAGGCATTGATGTTAGGGCCTTGGTGGTTATCAATCCTGGAAATCCAACTGGGCAG GTTCTTGCTGAGGACAACCAATGTGACATAGTGAGATTCTGCAAAAATGAGGGCCTTGTTCTTCTAGCTGATGAG GTATATCAAGAGAACATCTATGTTGATGACAAGAAATTTAACTCTTTCAAGAAGATAGCAAGATCCGTTGGATATGGCGAGGATGATCTCCCTCTAGTATCATTTCAGTCTGTTTCTAAAG GATATTATGGTGAGTGTGGTAAAAGAGGAGGCTACATGGAGATTACTGGCTTCAGTGCTCCCGTAAGGGAGCAGATCTACAAGATAGCTTCGGTGAACTTATGCTCCAATATCACTGGTCAAATCCTTGCCAGCCTTGTCATGAATCCACCAAAG GTCGGGGACGAATCATATGCTGCCTACAAGGCAGAGAAAGATGGAATCCTTCAATCTTTAGCTCGTCGTGCAAAG GCATTGGAGGATGCATTCAACAATCTTGAGGGAATTTCGTGTAACAAGGCTGAAGGAGCAATGTACCTTTTCCCTCAGATTCATCTGCCAAAGAAGGCAATTGAGGCTGCTAAAGCAGCTAATAAAGCACCTGATGCATTCTATGCTCTCCGTCTCCTTGAATCAACTGGAATTGTTGTGGTCCCTGGATCCGGGTTTGGCCAA GTTCCCGGAACATGGCATATCAGGTGCACGATCCTGCCGCAGGAAGACAAGATCCCCGCCGTGATCACCCGCTTCAAGGCGTTCCATGAGGCGTTCATGGCCGAGTACCGCGACTAA